The Rhododendron vialii isolate Sample 1 chromosome 5a, ASM3025357v1 genome contains a region encoding:
- the LOC131327285 gene encoding large ribosomal subunit protein uL11, with translation MPPKFDPSQVVDVYVRVTGGEVGAASSLAPKIGPLGLSPKKIGEDIAKETAKDWKGLRVTVKLTVQNRQAKVAVVPSAAALVIKALKEPERDRKKTKNIKHTGNISLDDVIEIAKVMRPRSMAKELTGTVKEILGTCVSVGCTVDGKNPKDLQQEIADGDVEVPQD, from the exons ATGCCGCCGAAGTTCGACCCATCGCAGGTCGTGGACGTCTACGTCCGCGTCACCGGCGGCGAGGTCGGCGCCGCGAGTTCGCTCGCCCCCAAGATCGGCCCGCTCGGTCTCTCCCCCAAGAAGATCGGAGAGGACATCGCCAAGGAGACGGCCAAGGACTGGAAGGGCCTCCGTGTCACCGTTAAGCTCACCGTCCAGAACCGTCAGGCCAAG GTTGCTGTTGTACCCTCCGCTGCCGCACTGGTCATCAAGGCCCTGAAGGAGCCTGAGCGTGATAGGAAGAAGACCAAGAACATCAAGCATACTGGCAACATCTCGCTTGATGATGTCATCGAGATTGCTAAGGTCATGCGGCCGAGATCAATGGCCAAGGAGCTCACCGGGACCGTGAAGGAGATACTTGGCACTTGCGTTTCTGTTGGGTGTACTGTTGATGGGAAGAACCCTAAGGATCTGCAGCAGGAGATTGCTGATGGTGATGTGGAGGTCCCTCAGGACTGA
- the LOC131325723 gene encoding uncharacterized protein LOC131325723 yields MECTRDIERYTTMVTSQRLYVFLAGLDSHLDGVRGRILATAALPNLQAAYAIVCAEANRQDAMLNVTPSDGVVMSVRKSVSHDSKKGVRKRTHCNGDNHVIETCFKLHGNPEWHPKGKTSSPVAPNPKAESSTSKSNLATTSGFVAKSEHPYQGEDWQW; encoded by the exons ATGGAATGTACCCGTGATATTGAGCGATATACTACAATGGTTACCTCCCAACGGTTATATGTTTTTCTGGCTGGTCTCGATTCTCATTTGGATGGTGTTCGTGGTCGGATTCTTGCTACTGCAGCTCTTCCAAATCTGCAGGCTGCATATGCCATTGTTTGCGCTGAGGCAAATCGCCAAGATGCTATGCTCAATGTAACACCAAGTGATGGGGTTGTTATGTCTGTTCGAAAATCTGTCTCTCATGACTCAAAAAAGGGTGTTCGTAAGCGTACTCATTGTAATGGTGATAATCATGTTATAGAGACCTGCTTCAAGTTACATGGTAACCCTGAATGGCATCCAAAGGGTAAGACATCATCTCCAGTGGCTCCTAACCCCAAGGCTGAAAGTTCGACTTCTAAGAGCAACTTAGCCACTACTTCCGGATTCGTTGCCAAGTCAG aacatccataccAAGGAGaggattggcagtggtaa